A region from the Desulfomarina profundi genome encodes:
- a CDS encoding type 1 glutamine amidotransferase, with protein MRAHYFQHVPFEGLGSIKPWLEDAGCEVTGTLFFNSAMLPKPDGIDLLIVMGGPMGVYDEDRFPWLAAEKTFIAEFIKSGKPVLGICLGAQLIASAMGAEVYPGPEKEIGWFPIHGTTVPGSSLFTFPPSLEVFHWHGDTFDLPDGAVCLAHSKGCRHQAFQLGESVIALQFHLETTPESAREIVSNCRDELVPARYIQNEQEILATDPERFRAINRTMESILTFLLRHHSSVTDENR; from the coding sequence ATGCGCGCACATTATTTTCAGCATGTTCCATTTGAGGGTCTCGGGAGCATAAAACCCTGGCTGGAAGATGCCGGTTGCGAGGTCACTGGAACTCTGTTTTTTAACTCGGCAATGCTGCCGAAACCGGATGGAATTGACCTGCTCATAGTAATGGGCGGACCCATGGGAGTTTACGACGAGGACAGGTTTCCATGGCTTGCTGCTGAAAAAACGTTTATTGCCGAGTTCATCAAATCCGGAAAACCTGTCCTGGGAATCTGCCTCGGTGCACAGCTCATTGCGTCTGCAATGGGCGCAGAGGTCTACCCCGGCCCCGAAAAAGAAATCGGCTGGTTCCCGATTCACGGAACAACAGTACCTGGGAGTTCCCTGTTCACTTTTCCGCCATCACTTGAGGTTTTTCACTGGCATGGTGACACTTTTGACCTGCCTGACGGCGCAGTCTGCCTTGCCCACAGCAAAGGCTGCAGACACCAGGCATTTCAACTGGGAGAATCGGTCATCGCATTGCAGTTTCATCTGGAAACCACTCCGGAATCAGCCCGGGAAATAGTCTCCAACTGCAGAGATGAACTGGTTCCCGCACGATACATACAGAATGAGCAGGAGATACTTGCCACAGACCCGGAACGCTTCCGTGCGATAAACAGAACCATGGAAAGTATTCTCACCTTTCTGCTCAGACATCACTCATCTGTAACTGACGAGAATCGATGA
- a CDS encoding carboxypeptidase-like regulatory domain-containing protein: MKRTGLTFSLCCLILFSSGCEYEHRNLQGVVKDENGEVIPGVSVIACYSGWSWTNGGLVWDKSFCSQPARTDKSGKYSIDFRGPPAMRLRAVKDGWVQTHNFSSADKQIILVKKETYQARLAREANLKKMLFLKRQPNESDREYYIRVIQPASDRVTLQYMNRKLTVLQSALVDGNRALFAVMGERQTVFHFSREVILKNNRKPVISQTTVSMQDNNHDTDMFFIDMDFRGQNSSPPTKPTLLVPSIHAEFGMRIKSTSQQ, encoded by the coding sequence ATGAAGCGCACTGGTCTTACATTTTCGCTCTGCTGTCTGATACTGTTTTCGTCCGGTTGTGAATATGAACATCGCAACTTGCAGGGTGTGGTAAAAGACGAAAACGGAGAAGTCATCCCAGGGGTTTCGGTAATCGCCTGTTATTCAGGATGGAGTTGGACAAACGGCGGTCTTGTATGGGATAAAAGCTTTTGCTCCCAGCCTGCCAGAACAGATAAATCCGGAAAATACTCAATTGATTTCAGGGGACCACCTGCCATGCGCCTGAGGGCAGTGAAGGACGGATGGGTACAGACACATAATTTTTCAAGTGCTGACAAACAGATAATTCTTGTAAAAAAAGAAACGTATCAAGCCAGGCTGGCCCGGGAAGCCAACCTGAAGAAAATGTTATTTCTCAAGAGACAACCAAACGAGTCGGACCGGGAATACTATATCCGTGTCATTCAACCCGCATCCGATCGGGTCACATTACAGTACATGAACCGGAAATTGACAGTTCTCCAGTCAGCTCTGGTGGACGGAAACAGGGCTCTTTTTGCCGTCATGGGGGAGCGGCAGACTGTTTTTCATTTTTCCCGGGAAGTCATATTGAAAAATAACAGGAAACCGGTTATCAGTCAGACAACAGTCTCCATGCAGGATAACAACCACGATACTGACATGTTTTTCATCGATATGGATTTTCGAGGACAGAACAGTTCTCCGCCGACAAAACCGACCCTTTTGGTTCCAAGTATCCATGCAGAATTTGGCATGAGAATCAAATCGACATCTCAACAATAA
- a CDS encoding class I SAM-dependent methyltransferase, producing MKRIHAFEINDQPWCPIIFRNMITEYLQFIARTFRIYDGVIPSIEKVLSKTGSDSIVDLCSGASGPWSHLLRHTDRIDVVLTDKYPNLASFERISADSGGRISFSRDSVDATDVPEKYDGMRTIFTGLHHFHPEPARKILQDAAEKGRAIGIFEFTEHSLPAILSALLGIPLMVLLFTPFITPFKLSRLFWTYIIPVTPLLIMWDGVISDLRTYSVAELRDLVSPIKTENYSWEIGKQKSGVLGINITYLIGCPDKQA from the coding sequence ATGAAAAGAATCCACGCTTTTGAAATAAACGATCAACCATGGTGTCCAATTATATTCAGGAACATGATCACTGAATATCTACAGTTTATTGCCAGAACTTTCAGGATTTATGATGGTGTAATACCCAGTATTGAAAAGGTGCTGTCAAAAACCGGTTCTGACAGTATTGTAGACTTGTGTTCCGGAGCTTCCGGGCCCTGGTCTCACCTGCTTAGACATACTGACAGGATCGATGTTGTTCTTACGGACAAATACCCCAACCTGGCTTCTTTTGAACGTATTTCAGCGGATTCAGGTGGCAGAATCAGTTTTTCCCGCGATTCTGTTGATGCCACAGATGTTCCCGAAAAATATGATGGCATGAGAACCATCTTTACCGGCCTGCATCACTTTCACCCCGAACCGGCCAGAAAAATTCTCCAGGATGCCGCGGAAAAAGGCAGGGCTATCGGTATTTTTGAGTTTACGGAGCACAGTCTGCCCGCTATTCTTTCTGCTCTGCTGGGGATTCCCCTGATGGTTCTCCTCTTTACCCCTTTCATAACACCATTTAAACTGTCGAGACTGTTCTGGACTTATATTATTCCTGTTACACCACTGCTGATCATGTGGGACGGAGTCATCTCTGATCTACGGACATATTCCGTTGCAGAATTGAGAGATCTTGTCTCCCCGATCAAGACAGAGAACTATTCATGGGAGATTGGAAAACAGAAATCCGGTGTTCTCGGTATAAACATAACCTATCTGATCGGCTGCCCGGATAAGCAGGCATAA
- a CDS encoding PaaI family thioesterase produces MNHIQFADARESHSNCLMCGNRNPLSFGLTFQQHNDLSVSSRFKGNITLQGYSGILHGGVLSSLLDTAMANCLLHLNIKAMTGELKVRFLQPVKYDSILSIKAWLTASLPPLYHLKSEIRVNDTLVCRGRARFMEKDENELPL; encoded by the coding sequence ATGAATCACATTCAGTTTGCCGATGCCCGGGAAAGTCACAGTAACTGCCTCATGTGCGGGAACAGGAATCCCCTCTCCTTCGGCCTTACCTTTCAACAACACAACGATCTTTCGGTGTCAAGCCGATTCAAAGGCAACATCACTCTCCAGGGCTATTCCGGAATCCTCCACGGAGGCGTGCTCTCCTCCCTCCTTGATACGGCCATGGCCAACTGTCTCCTTCACCTCAATATCAAGGCGATGACGGGGGAACTGAAAGTCCGCTTCCTGCAGCCGGTCAAATATGACAGTATACTGTCGATCAAGGCGTGGCTGACTGCCTCTCTTCCGCCTCTTTACCATTTGAAATCAGAAATCCGGGTGAATGACACCCTGGTGTGCAGAGGAAGAGCCAGATTTATGGAAAAGGATGAAAATGAACTCCCACTTTAA
- a CDS encoding transposase, which yields MGEPPFAHIRSIIGLDRFTLRSKKKINIQWNLFCIIHNLKKVHAYGTGFV from the coding sequence ATTGGTGAACCACCATTTGCCCATATCCGCTCCATAATCGGCCTGGACAGATTTACCCTGAGATCCAAAAAAAAGATAAACATCCAATGGAACCTGTTCTGTATAATCCATAACCTGAAAAAGGTGCATGCATATGGAACAGGTTTCGTGTAA
- a CDS encoding transporter substrate-binding domain-containing protein, which translates to MSYWKNILFLTLLLFFILSSAQGTTTVPAASLPDPQIQFTSEEHSYLMTHRVLKVQCARDWAPYNFTEGNTAKGFVNDYLRLLAKKINIKLDFVTNHSWVEFVRMLQSGEIDFISNMTITPDRSKQFLFSKQPVFDVLNSLLTLKNNNQHVDLEGLRGKTLAVVKGYSQEELLRRYYPDITLLLTDSLLDSMRQVIAGQVDAAIGAHAVFSFLARKHLISEVKNTPVSNNTIFPSAPHHLAVNRNNPVLMSILDKAMTMFTDEELQNLYIKWLNAETQEKKHISFSREEQTYLYEKNTITMCVDPDWFPLEKIKNGRHIGIAADFIKLLSNKIGIPITLVPTKNWSESIRFAKSRKCDIFSLAMSTPERRTYMYFSEPYLEIPLVLATRTITPFVNDITTLTNKKMGVVKGYAFGELLRDRYPTLDIVTVSSINEGLQMVADRQLYGYIGTLVTVSHAIRQNYTGELKIAGKFNEQWKLGIASRNDSPLLLSIFNKAIGSINDTNRQQIINRWISVTVESGTDYTLIWRILAGVSVVFLGLIYHSYTLKRYNRKLKQQNSEIIRQTNLLKQTQTALLLTQQAVDACAFPICWLTPHPELTRTTFIQANRAAAEMLGYSREEMMKLSIIDFDKEQTQETWEKLQQILKVRQSISKQAVFTRKDGSTFPTETYISSFQYEEESYHFIFFTDASREKEMEKKLHRSMKMEAIGTMAGSVAHDLNNILSGVVSYPELLIMGLSKESELRKPLETIRQAGLRAAEVVADLLTVARGIAAVKEPANLNTIINEYLDSLEFSKIAEQYPSIQCTTKLEPELLNIFCSQLHIKKCLMNLIANSAEAIGENGSITISTSNCYMDAPFSRKHFIKKGEYVVLTISDNGPGIPGEFLPHIFEPFYTKKTMGTSGTGLGLSIVWNSVQDHGGTIEVDSSEKGTTFTLYFPATHRKAPARPRKLDAEKLRGNGEHILVIDDEPQQRDICREMLLVLGYRVDTVASGKEAMQFLENRQTDMVILDMILDPELDGMQTYEQLIQLQPGLKAVIVSGFSKSDNVTRTQAMGAGLFIRKPYSIHQLGRAVQETLTV; encoded by the coding sequence ATGTCGTATTGGAAAAACATTCTTTTTCTCACTCTTCTGCTGTTTTTTATTCTGTCGTCCGCCCAGGGAACAACGACAGTTCCTGCAGCTTCACTCCCCGACCCACAGATACAGTTTACCAGCGAAGAACACAGTTATCTCATGACCCACCGGGTACTGAAAGTACAATGTGCCAGAGACTGGGCACCCTATAATTTTACCGAAGGAAATACAGCGAAAGGATTCGTTAACGATTACCTGCGACTGCTGGCAAAAAAAATCAACATAAAACTGGATTTTGTAACCAACCACAGCTGGGTAGAATTTGTTAGAATGCTGCAGTCAGGAGAAATCGACTTCATAAGTAACATGACGATTACCCCCGATCGGTCAAAACAATTTCTGTTTTCAAAACAACCTGTTTTTGATGTTCTCAACAGCCTGCTCACTCTCAAGAACAACAATCAGCATGTTGACCTTGAGGGTCTCCGGGGGAAAACCCTGGCTGTTGTAAAGGGATACTCCCAGGAGGAGCTCCTTCGTCGCTATTACCCGGATATCACACTTCTCCTCACCGACAGTCTTCTTGACAGCATGAGACAGGTTATTGCCGGGCAGGTGGATGCGGCAATCGGAGCCCATGCAGTTTTCTCTTTCCTGGCCCGAAAACATCTTATCTCCGAAGTAAAAAATACTCCTGTTTCCAACAACACGATCTTCCCCTCAGCTCCCCACCATCTGGCTGTAAACAGGAACAATCCGGTTCTCATGAGTATTCTCGATAAGGCTATGACAATGTTTACCGACGAAGAATTGCAGAACCTGTATATAAAATGGCTCAATGCAGAAACACAGGAGAAAAAACATATCAGTTTTTCCAGAGAAGAGCAGACATACCTGTATGAAAAAAATACGATCACCATGTGTGTCGACCCCGACTGGTTTCCCCTGGAAAAAATTAAAAATGGCAGACATATCGGAATTGCGGCTGATTTTATTAAATTACTCTCCAACAAAATAGGGATCCCCATCACCCTGGTTCCCACGAAGAATTGGTCTGAGAGCATCCGTTTTGCCAAATCACGCAAATGCGACATTTTTTCCTTGGCCATGTCCACCCCGGAACGTCGCACCTACATGTATTTCAGTGAACCCTATCTTGAGATTCCACTGGTTCTGGCTACCAGGACGATCACTCCTTTTGTAAATGATATCACTACGCTTACGAATAAGAAGATGGGAGTGGTCAAAGGGTACGCGTTCGGTGAACTTCTGCGAGACAGATATCCGACACTGGACATTGTAACTGTTTCCTCCATTAATGAAGGCTTGCAGATGGTCGCAGACAGGCAGCTGTATGGCTATATCGGCACCCTGGTTACAGTCAGTCACGCCATCCGGCAGAACTATACAGGCGAGTTAAAGATAGCAGGAAAATTCAACGAACAGTGGAAGCTCGGCATTGCCAGTCGAAATGACTCCCCCCTGTTGCTCTCCATTTTCAATAAGGCTATTGGAAGCATCAACGACACAAATAGACAGCAGATTATTAACAGATGGATTTCAGTTACAGTCGAAAGCGGTACCGACTACACTCTCATCTGGCGTATTCTTGCAGGAGTATCAGTTGTTTTTCTTGGATTAATCTACCACTCTTACACCCTGAAAAGATATAACAGGAAACTCAAACAGCAGAACAGTGAAATCATCCGGCAGACGAATCTCCTCAAACAGACCCAGACGGCCCTTCTGTTGACCCAGCAGGCCGTCGATGCCTGTGCTTTTCCCATCTGCTGGCTTACTCCCCATCCCGAGCTGACCAGGACAACATTTATCCAGGCCAACAGGGCAGCGGCAGAGATGCTCGGATACAGCAGAGAAGAGATGATGAAACTGTCCATCATTGATTTTGACAAGGAACAGACACAGGAAACCTGGGAGAAGCTGCAGCAGATCCTCAAGGTGAGACAATCAATTTCAAAACAGGCTGTATTTACAAGAAAAGACGGATCAACATTCCCCACCGAAACATACATCAGTTCATTTCAATACGAAGAAGAATCATACCATTTCATTTTCTTTACCGATGCCAGCAGGGAAAAGGAAATGGAAAAAAAGCTGCACCGTTCCATGAAAATGGAGGCAATCGGTACCATGGCTGGAAGTGTGGCTCACGATCTGAACAATATTCTCTCCGGGGTAGTTTCCTATCCGGAACTCCTGATCATGGGACTATCAAAGGAAAGCGAACTGCGAAAACCTCTGGAAACAATCAGGCAGGCCGGTCTGCGAGCGGCAGAAGTCGTGGCTGATCTGCTTACCGTGGCCAGAGGTATTGCCGCAGTCAAAGAACCTGCAAATCTGAACACCATCATCAATGAATATCTGGACTCACTGGAATTCAGTAAAATAGCAGAGCAATACCCGTCCATACAATGCACCACAAAACTGGAGCCCGAACTCCTCAACATATTCTGCTCACAACTGCATATAAAAAAATGCCTGATGAACCTCATCGCCAATTCTGCTGAAGCCATTGGAGAAAACGGGAGTATTACCATTTCCACTTCAAATTGTTATATGGATGCACCATTCTCCAGAAAGCACTTCATCAAAAAAGGAGAATACGTTGTTCTGACTATTTCGGACAACGGCCCCGGCATACCCGGGGAATTTCTTCCCCATATTTTTGAACCCTTCTATACTAAAAAAACCATGGGGACGAGTGGTACCGGCCTGGGACTTTCCATCGTCTGGAACAGTGTACAGGATCATGGAGGAACCATTGAGGTGGACAGCAGTGAAAAGGGAACTACCTTCACCCTCTATTTCCCCGCCACACATCGGAAAGCACCGGCCCGTCCCCGTAAACTGGATGCAGAGAAGCTGAGAGGGAATGGAGAACACATTCTGGTGATCGATGACGAACCTCAACAACGCGATATCTGCAGAGAAATGCTTCTCGTCCTGGGATACAGAGTGGATACAGTCGCATCAGGCAAAGAAGCCATGCAGTTTCTGGAAAACCGGCAGACAGACATGGTGATACTGGACATGATTCTGGACCCGGAGCTGGACGGAATGCAGACCTATGAACAACTCATTCAGCTGCAACCGGGGCTGAAAGCGGTCATCGTGAGCGGTTTTTCTAAAAGTGACAATGTTACAAGAACACAGGCCATGGGCGCAGGTCTGTTCATCCGCAAGCCCTACAGCATCCACCAGCTCGGTCGTGCTGTACAGGAGACGCTGACTGTATGA
- a CDS encoding type II toxin-antitoxin system VapC family toxin — MKLFVDSSAFAKRYVLEDGSDIVEELLQKASQLALCTILVPEIISGLNRRRREQVLSQNDYRKIKKQLLEDVHDAIVLQVTPAVISRSVRLLENNILRAMDALHVASALEWQAELFATADKRQLKAAKNAGLLTEYIG, encoded by the coding sequence ATGAAACTCTTTGTCGATTCATCCGCTTTTGCCAAAAGATATGTGTTAGAGGACGGCAGCGATATTGTAGAGGAGCTTTTGCAAAAAGCGTCACAGTTAGCATTGTGTACGATCTTGGTGCCCGAAATAATTTCCGGACTGAATCGAAGACGGAGAGAACAAGTCTTATCGCAAAATGATTATCGCAAAATCAAAAAACAATTGTTGGAAGACGTGCATGATGCAATTGTACTTCAGGTGACTCCTGCTGTGATTTCACGTTCGGTAAGATTATTGGAAAACAATATTCTGCGAGCCATGGATGCATTGCATGTTGCCAGTGCATTAGAATGGCAGGCAGAGTTATTTGCTACTGCCGATAAAAGGCAATTGAAAGCCGCAAAAAATGCTGGACTGCTCACGGAATATATCGGCTAA
- a CDS encoding uroporphyrinogen decarboxylase/cobalamine-independent methonine synthase family protein yields the protein MKMNSHFNPGCLPILIGSLPVTDHEEAVRLILAHTPEIPLWPQLPKLPKEGMVRQFLTGFPGLQENDNRCWIDTSNDSFEEEMVAFYEDYMRVEAEPESLENSRFSLGKDTAQGFFTFLDAISHHSFLALKGQVTGPVTTGSGITDQDGRSIFYDDNLRDMLVKLLALKGRWQVEQFRKHSSEIPPIIFIDEPAIVSFGSSGFMGISKEMVSDSVDEVIAGIQDGGGLAGIHICANGDWGPPLLSNADIISFDAYFYFENFILFREQLTGFLNRGGLLAWGIVPTGNSQVLEEITGDQLFDKWRQQLRVLADFGLGKKQLVKQTLIAPSCGTGSLSPKLAEKVLRLTKEVSKMARKEYVND from the coding sequence ATGAAAATGAACTCCCACTTTAACCCCGGGTGCCTGCCCATCCTGATCGGCAGCCTGCCGGTTACCGACCATGAAGAAGCGGTTCGTCTGATTCTGGCCCATACCCCGGAGATTCCCCTCTGGCCGCAACTGCCCAAACTGCCGAAAGAGGGCATGGTCCGTCAGTTTCTTACCGGCTTTCCGGGTCTCCAGGAAAATGATAATCGCTGCTGGATTGATACCAGCAATGATTCTTTCGAAGAAGAAATGGTCGCTTTCTACGAGGATTATATGCGGGTGGAAGCGGAGCCGGAGTCTCTGGAAAACTCCCGGTTCAGCCTGGGAAAAGATACAGCGCAAGGTTTTTTCACCTTTCTTGACGCCATTTCCCATCATTCTTTTCTTGCCTTGAAGGGCCAGGTCACGGGCCCGGTGACGACAGGTTCAGGTATCACCGACCAGGATGGTCGATCCATATTTTACGATGACAATCTCAGGGACATGCTGGTTAAACTGCTGGCCTTGAAAGGCCGATGGCAGGTTGAGCAATTCAGAAAACATTCCTCAGAAATTCCACCAATTATCTTTATTGACGAACCGGCCATCGTCAGTTTTGGCTCCAGCGGTTTCATGGGCATCTCAAAAGAGATGGTCTCCGACAGCGTTGATGAAGTGATAGCGGGAATACAGGATGGCGGAGGCCTTGCCGGTATTCATATCTGCGCCAACGGTGACTGGGGTCCCCCTCTGCTGTCTAACGCGGATATCATCAGTTTTGACGCCTATTTTTATTTTGAAAATTTTATTTTATTCCGTGAGCAGCTTACCGGTTTTTTAAACCGGGGTGGTCTTCTTGCCTGGGGTATCGTCCCCACCGGAAATTCTCAGGTTCTGGAAGAAATCACCGGTGACCAGCTCTTTGACAAATGGCGACAACAGCTCCGGGTACTGGCTGATTTCGGTTTGGGTAAAAAACAGCTGGTGAAACAGACCCTCATTGCCCCCTCCTGCGGGACAGGATCCCTTTCTCCGAAACTGGCGGAAAAAGTACTGAGACTCACAAAGGAGGTTTCTAAAATGGCCAGAAAAGAGTACGTCAATGATTAA
- a CDS encoding site-specific integrase, translating into MLKKPLKELLQELEHELLRLGYTEGSMIFYRNRWKKLIQFAEKQDEIFYSEQLGINYVEHHYQILEKDFDKTLSQKDTQELRIIRMIGDFQLHRTVLRRYYKHKKLLTDSYFQDISKGFKIYCEYKDYSKVTVDHYVKQSERFMDFLVSQGTRDCHNIDLPIINRYIRTLAGYTYKTVEQNICSIRAFLRYLQEQDILETDLASKTPMIQARKQTRIPSVWTKEELEALIGAIDRGNPKGKRDYAIILLACMLGLRVTDIKNLTFDCFHWETKTLSFVQSKTRETITLPIPAEVGWAVIDYLKYGRPKVDSPILFIRHLAPFLPFAEGDHLHQIIHSYMRIAHLPTLKKHRGMHSLRHTMASKMLEHDTPLAVISDILGHTDTSSTAVYLKVDVKKLKQCCLDTPEVGS; encoded by the coding sequence ATGCTAAAGAAGCCATTAAAAGAACTGCTACAAGAGTTGGAGCATGAGTTACTGAGGCTCGGTTACACTGAAGGCTCCATGATTTTTTACCGCAACCGTTGGAAAAAACTCATTCAATTTGCAGAAAAGCAAGATGAGATCTTTTATTCCGAGCAGCTTGGAATAAACTACGTCGAACACCATTACCAGATCCTTGAAAAGGATTTTGACAAAACGCTCTCTCAGAAAGACACACAGGAACTTCGAATCATTCGTATGATTGGAGATTTCCAGCTCCACCGAACCGTTCTCAGACGGTACTATAAGCATAAGAAACTACTTACAGATTCCTATTTTCAAGATATCAGTAAAGGTTTTAAAATATACTGTGAGTACAAGGATTATTCCAAAGTAACCGTAGATCATTATGTGAAACAATCGGAACGATTCATGGATTTTCTTGTTTCCCAGGGAACCCGTGACTGCCATAATATCGATCTACCTATAATCAACCGGTACATACGAACTCTGGCCGGATACACCTATAAAACTGTGGAGCAAAATATCTGCTCTATACGTGCTTTTTTAAGATATCTGCAGGAACAAGACATCCTGGAAACTGATTTGGCGTCTAAGACACCAATGATTCAAGCTCGTAAACAGACACGCATCCCCTCTGTCTGGACGAAAGAAGAGTTGGAGGCACTGATAGGCGCCATTGATCGAGGAAATCCAAAGGGAAAAAGGGATTATGCCATTATCCTCCTTGCCTGCATGTTGGGCCTGAGAGTTACCGATATTAAAAATCTCACTTTTGATTGCTTCCACTGGGAAACAAAGACACTGTCATTTGTCCAGTCAAAGACAAGAGAAACAATAACCCTACCGATTCCTGCCGAAGTTGGATGGGCTGTTATTGACTATCTGAAATACGGCAGGCCAAAAGTAGATTCTCCTATCCTTTTTATAAGGCATTTGGCTCCATTTCTGCCTTTTGCTGAGGGAGATCACCTGCATCAAATAATCCACTCTTATATGCGGATTGCACATCTGCCTACATTGAAGAAACACCGTGGCATGCATTCTCTTCGCCATACCATGGCTTCAAAAATGCTTGAGCATGACACTCCTCTCGCTGTTATCTCGGATATTCTGGGTCATACGGACACGAGCTCCACTGCAGTGTATTTGAAAGTGGACGTCAAAAAACTGAAGCAATGCTGCCTGGATACTCCGGAGGTGGGCTCATGA
- a CDS encoding Fic family protein produces the protein MTKPFIPPELPLQNVAWEDLLPSIIKANTSLANFNGLLKTIRNPIIFLSPLMTQEAVLSSRIEGTQASFSDILEYEAAPKRIKNNYNDIEEVINYREALKYAEFELAKRPICLNLIREIHAILLKGVRGASKSRGEFRKIQNWIGPPGSTIKTASFVPPSPENLLIHLSNWEKYCHYDEKDRLVQLAIIHAQFEIIHPFLDGNGRVGRILIPLFLKEKELLKYPSLYISEFFEKNRKEYYRKLRSITEKGDWNNWIKYFLLGIIAQAETNTKRAKLVANLYEELKYTIQQVTKSRASIQIQDFLFSKIMFQTPDFTKESGLSKPHAARILKNLMEHDIVKIISPAKGRRPAIYGFSGLMEIIESEQAN, from the coding sequence ATGACCAAACCTTTCATACCCCCTGAATTACCACTCCAGAATGTTGCTTGGGAAGACCTGCTGCCAAGCATTATAAAAGCAAATACATCTTTGGCAAATTTCAACGGACTTCTTAAAACCATACGAAATCCTATAATATTTTTGAGTCCTCTCATGACACAAGAGGCTGTCTTGTCGTCCCGTATTGAGGGTACACAGGCATCTTTCAGCGACATACTTGAATACGAAGCTGCTCCTAAAAGAATCAAAAATAATTATAACGACATAGAAGAAGTCATAAATTATCGGGAGGCATTAAAATATGCAGAGTTTGAGCTCGCCAAACGCCCTATCTGCTTAAATCTTATCAGAGAAATTCATGCCATATTACTCAAAGGCGTTAGGGGTGCAAGCAAATCCCGTGGAGAATTCAGAAAAATCCAAAATTGGATTGGCCCACCAGGGTCTACAATTAAAACTGCTTCATTTGTTCCACCATCACCTGAAAATTTGCTTATCCACCTGTCAAATTGGGAGAAATATTGCCACTACGACGAAAAAGACAGGCTTGTTCAGTTAGCAATCATTCACGCACAATTTGAAATTATCCATCCGTTTTTGGATGGCAATGGCAGGGTTGGCAGAATTCTAATCCCTTTGTTTTTGAAAGAGAAAGAACTTCTTAAATATCCATCATTGTATATTAGTGAATTTTTTGAGAAAAATAGAAAAGAATATTATCGCAAATTGCGGAGTATCACAGAGAAAGGAGATTGGAACAATTGGATTAAATATTTCCTTTTGGGGATAATTGCTCAAGCTGAAACCAATACAAAACGGGCAAAGCTGGTAGCAAATTTATACGAAGAACTTAAGTATACAATTCAGCAGGTTACAAAATCAAGGGCTTCAATCCAGATTCAGGATTTTCTTTTTTCAAAAATCATGTTTCAAACACCTGATTTCACAAAAGAGTCAGGCTTATCCAAGCCGCACGCTGCAAGAATTCTCAAAAATCTTATGGAGCATGATATTGTAAAAATAATCTCTCCAGCAAAAGGAAGAAGGCCTGCTATTTATGGCTTTAGTGGGCTCATGGAAATAATAGAAAGCGAACAAGCCAATTAA
- a CDS encoding type II toxin-antitoxin system Phd/YefM family antitoxin, producing MKTVTFTDFRKKASVFLTEVEHGESIVLLRRGKPIAEVIPFSDRARQTPSWKRSGIRLQIQGSDLSSAILEERESES from the coding sequence ATGAAAACAGTGACATTCACAGATTTTAGAAAAAAGGCGTCTGTCTTTCTTACAGAAGTGGAGCATGGTGAAAGTATAGTGCTCTTACGACGTGGAAAGCCTATTGCTGAAGTAATTCCCTTCTCCGATAGGGCACGACAAACGCCATCTTGGAAACGGTCAGGCATTCGTTTGCAAATTCAAGGGAGCGATCTATCATCAGCCATTTTGGAAGAACGTGAGTCTGAATCATGA